From a region of the Sphingopyxis sp. YR583 genome:
- a CDS encoding OsmC family protein, with protein sequence MAHGTARIGKDHYRTEINVSGHDLIGDEGPGLGGQNEGPAPYDFLLAGLGACTAITLRMYADRKGWPLESVEVGLRLTSKDGLRVDRVLTIAGLDDDQMARLADIAERTPVTLTLKGGLPIDTRLA encoded by the coding sequence ATGGCGCACGGAACCGCACGGATTGGCAAAGATCATTACCGCACCGAGATCAACGTCAGCGGCCACGACCTGATTGGCGACGAGGGGCCGGGGCTTGGCGGACAGAATGAGGGGCCCGCGCCTTATGACTTCCTGCTTGCGGGGCTTGGCGCCTGTACTGCGATTACGCTTCGTATGTATGCTGACCGCAAGGGCTGGCCGCTCGAATCGGTCGAGGTCGGTTTGCGGCTCACCAGTAAGGATGGCCTCCGCGTCGATCGGGTGCTGACGATCGCGGGGCTCGATGACGATCAGATGGCCCGGCTAGCGGACATTGCGGAGCGCACGCCGGTGACGTTGACGTTGAAGGGTGGGCTGCCGATCGATACGCGGCTCGCCTGA
- a CDS encoding TetR/AcrR family transcriptional regulator yields MEIETATVATPHKGRPREFCVDMALASALRVFWSKGYEGASMADLTEAMGITKPSLYAAFGNKEALFNKALDLYEREKADYMRAALDAPTARGVAERLMYGALDMYTCPENPNGCLGVITSVACGAEAECIRQAVLERGAAAKRAMLERFARAKEEGDFPPDTDAEGLAAFLTAVNQGMSVQAGAGATRAELERLVETSLKLWPGR; encoded by the coding sequence ATGGAAATCGAAACCGCCACCGTCGCCACCCCGCACAAGGGCCGTCCGCGCGAATTTTGCGTCGATATGGCGCTGGCGTCGGCGCTGCGCGTCTTCTGGTCGAAGGGCTATGAAGGCGCGTCGATGGCAGACCTGACCGAGGCGATGGGGATCACCAAGCCGAGTTTGTACGCGGCCTTCGGTAACAAGGAAGCGCTCTTCAACAAGGCGCTCGACCTCTATGAGCGCGAAAAGGCCGATTATATGCGCGCCGCGCTCGATGCGCCGACCGCGCGCGGTGTCGCCGAACGGCTGATGTATGGCGCGCTCGACATGTACACCTGCCCCGAGAATCCGAACGGGTGCCTTGGCGTGATCACCTCGGTTGCGTGCGGCGCAGAGGCCGAATGCATTCGACAGGCTGTGCTCGAACGCGGCGCGGCGGCGAAGCGTGCGATGCTCGAACGCTTCGCGCGCGCCAAGGAAGAGGGCGATTTCCCGCCCGATACCGACGCCGAAGGGCTGGCCGCGTTCCTGACCGCGGTGAACCAGGGCATGTCGGTGCAGGCGGGCGCGGGCGCGACGCGCGCCGAACTCGAGCGCCTCGTCGAAACCAGCCTGAAGCTGTGGCCGGGACGCTGA
- a CDS encoding efflux RND transporter periplasmic adaptor subunit, with translation MTVHTPIEKLDPADARVRRELKTLLHPARGRRAAWIGAFLVLIVGAWWLLRDGPPPAAAAPAPVLTVAAPIARDVTLWDEYIGRFEASKAVEVRPRVSGAITGIHFTDGQIVRQGQPLFTIDPRPYRAALAEARASAASARSDLALARLELERAGRLVDVEAVSQSEIDRLRARVNAANAALAGADARIAARALDVEFTTVRAPLSGRISDRQIDAGNLVSAGDAGGTLLTTINALDPVYFTFQGSEALFLKTKREGGDKGAAVEVRLQDESDYRWKGQLDFTDNGLDPRSGTIRARASFRNPEMFLTPGMFGNMRLSTGQTAHALLVPAAAVQTDQARKIVYVVGKDGMVAAKPVEIGPDVDGLRVIRSGLTPTDQVVINGYQFARPGTKAVTKAGKIVAAAPKQGGPAATEPVSAQATFAK, from the coding sequence ATGACCGTCCACACCCCGATCGAAAAGCTCGACCCCGCCGACGCGAGGGTCCGCCGCGAACTCAAAACCTTGCTTCACCCCGCCCGAGGTCGCCGCGCGGCGTGGATCGGGGCTTTTCTCGTGCTGATCGTAGGTGCCTGGTGGTTGCTGCGGGACGGCCCGCCGCCCGCCGCGGCCGCGCCGGCGCCCGTGCTGACCGTCGCTGCGCCGATCGCGCGCGATGTGACGCTGTGGGATGAATATATCGGTCGCTTCGAAGCGTCGAAAGCGGTCGAGGTGCGCCCGCGCGTGTCGGGCGCGATCACCGGCATCCATTTTACCGACGGCCAGATTGTCCGGCAGGGGCAGCCGCTCTTCACCATCGACCCGCGCCCCTATCGCGCCGCGCTTGCCGAAGCGCGCGCTTCGGCCGCCAGCGCACGCAGCGATCTCGCGCTTGCGCGGCTCGAACTCGAACGCGCCGGCCGCCTCGTTGATGTCGAGGCGGTGTCGCAGAGCGAGATCGATCGGCTCCGCGCGCGGGTCAATGCGGCGAATGCCGCGCTCGCCGGCGCCGATGCCCGCATCGCCGCCCGAGCGCTCGATGTCGAATTCACCACCGTCCGCGCACCGCTGAGCGGCCGCATCTCGGACCGGCAAATCGACGCGGGCAACCTTGTGTCGGCGGGCGATGCCGGCGGGACACTGCTGACCACGATCAACGCGCTCGACCCCGTCTACTTCACCTTCCAGGGGTCGGAGGCCTTGTTCCTCAAGACCAAGCGCGAAGGCGGCGATAAGGGCGCGGCGGTCGAAGTCCGCCTGCAGGACGAAAGCGATTATCGCTGGAAGGGCCAGCTCGACTTCACCGACAATGGGCTCGACCCGCGTTCGGGCACGATCCGCGCCCGCGCCAGCTTCCGCAACCCCGAGATGTTCCTGACCCCGGGAATGTTCGGCAACATGCGCCTGTCGACGGGCCAGACCGCGCATGCGCTGCTGGTTCCCGCTGCTGCGGTGCAGACCGACCAGGCGCGCAAGATCGTCTATGTCGTCGGCAAGGATGGGATGGTCGCGGCGAAACCGGTCGAGATCGGCCCCGATGTCGACGGGCTGCGCGTCATCCGCTCGGGCCTGACGCCCACCGACCAGGTCGTCATCAACGGATATCAGTTCGCTCGTCCGGGCACCAAGGCGGTGACCAAGGCCGGCAAGATTGTGGCCGCCGCGCCCAAACAGGGCGGTCCGGCCGCGACCGAACCGGTCTCGGCACAGGCGACCTTCGCGAAGTGA